In Bacillus sp. KH172YL63, one genomic interval encodes:
- a CDS encoding ArsR/SmtB family transcription factor, which yields MENYVDVFKVLANETRLEMLLWLKEPYVHFDKSSAHLSRTINEKGGVCVGDIQEKANMSQSTVSHYLSMMQKAGLLESERHGKWTYYRRHEANIQRVAEFMKKEL from the coding sequence ATGGAAAACTACGTAGATGTTTTTAAGGTGCTGGCAAACGAGACGCGTTTGGAAATGTTACTGTGGTTGAAGGAGCCTTATGTCCACTTCGACAAATCTTCTGCACATCTTTCAAGGACCATAAATGAAAAAGGGGGCGTGTGTGTAGGTGACATTCAGGAAAAAGCGAATATGTCACAATCCACGGTTTCTCATTATTTATCGATGATGCAAAAGGCTGGGTTATTGGAGTCGGAGCGCCATGGAAAATGGACCTATTACCGACGACATGAAGCCAACATCCAACGAGTCGCAGAGTTTATGAAAAAGGAGCTTTAA
- a CDS encoding winged helix-turn-helix transcriptional regulator: MRDLNTPTDHNGKLKCSIEYTLKKIGGKWKTVILWHLGTDGTLRYNELRKLLPGVAHKVLSQQLKELEEDGFILRTQYDTIPPKVEYSMTPLGTTLMPILKQMHSWGMEHGDF, encoded by the coding sequence CTGAGAGACTTGAATACACCGACCGACCACAACGGGAAACTAAAATGTTCCATTGAATATACACTGAAGAAAATCGGCGGCAAGTGGAAGACCGTCATCCTCTGGCACCTCGGGACCGACGGAACGCTTCGCTACAACGAATTGCGGAAATTATTGCCCGGCGTTGCCCATAAAGTGCTCAGCCAGCAGTTAAAGGAGCTCGAAGAAGACGGCTTCATCCTCCGCACCCAATACGACACCATCCCGCCAAAAGTTGAATACTCCATGACACCGTTGGGAACGACCCTCATGCCGATCCTGAAACAAATGCATTCATGGGGGATGGAGCATGGGGATTTTTGA
- a CDS encoding lactoylglutathione lyase family protein, which produces MLPYPRSFSHIGLSVPNLEEAISFYTKVFGWYTIMEPSDVENDDTAIGQMCRDVFGDDWEKFRIAHLATGDKIGVELFEFPHNEKPENNFEYWKTGLFHFCIQDPDVEGMVEKIKEHGGKQRMPIREYYPGEKPYRMVYVEDPFGNIFEIYSHSYELTYSDGAY; this is translated from the coding sequence ATGTTACCATATCCACGATCTTTTTCACATATCGGACTATCGGTCCCGAATTTAGAAGAGGCGATTTCATTTTATACGAAAGTGTTCGGATGGTATACGATCATGGAACCTTCCGACGTTGAAAACGATGATACGGCAATCGGCCAGATGTGCCGTGATGTATTCGGTGATGATTGGGAAAAGTTCAGAATTGCCCACCTTGCAACCGGGGACAAAATCGGGGTGGAACTATTTGAGTTTCCACATAATGAAAAGCCAGAAAACAACTTCGAGTATTGGAAAACAGGATTATTCCATTTCTGTATCCAGGATCCGGACGTAGAAGGCATGGTGGAGAAAATCAAAGAGCATGGCGGGAAACAGCGCATGCCGATCCGTGAGTATTATCCAGGTGAAAAGCCTTATCGGATGGTCTATGTGGAAGACCCATTCGGCAATATATTTGAAATCTACTCCCACAGTTATGAATTGACATACTCTGACGGAGCGTATTAA
- a CDS encoding GNAT family N-acetyltransferase, with protein MKILELERTSAWFEEAVKTFWGQWGNEDNYPFYYDCMFQSCRTDEDLPRFYIALKDDVIIGTYALLRNDLNSRQDLYPWLGCLYVEKSQRGSGVGPMLMDHGLQEARKKGYHQLYLSTDLDGFYEKYGWIHDGKAIGLGGGALKVYRKSTD; from the coding sequence GTGAAGATATTGGAACTGGAAAGAACATCTGCATGGTTTGAGGAAGCGGTGAAAACATTTTGGGGACAATGGGGGAATGAGGACAACTATCCATTCTACTATGACTGTATGTTTCAGTCGTGCCGTACAGATGAAGACCTTCCGCGATTTTATATCGCGCTGAAAGATGATGTCATCATCGGTACATACGCCCTCCTCAGGAATGATTTGAACAGCCGGCAGGATCTTTACCCCTGGCTTGGCTGCCTTTACGTGGAAAAAAGTCAAAGAGGCAGCGGGGTCGGTCCCATGCTGATGGATCATGGCCTGCAAGAAGCACGAAAAAAAGGTTATCACCAGCTGTATCTTTCGACTGACCTAGACGGCTTCTATGAAAAATATGGGTGGATTCACGATGGGAAAGCGATTGGACTGGGCGGCGGAGCTTTAAAGGTATACCGGAAATCGACTGATTAA
- a CDS encoding NAD-dependent succinate-semialdehyde dehydrogenase → MQHYNMIINGEQVGSDLSQRDVTSPATSEVVATIPYGGKKEAERAVDAAYDAFKDWSQYSAYERSELIRKWHDLINENKEDLARTMTIEQGKPLKEASGEIQYANGFISWYAEEGKRVYGEQIPATQRNKRLFVHKQPVGVVAVITPWNFPAAMITRKVAPALATGCTVVVKPANQTPLTALKMAALAEEAGIPKGVINVVTGDSKAIGEAWMEDARVRKLTFTGSTEVGKVLMKGSAETVKKISLELGGHAPVIVMADADLDKAVDGVVASKFRNAGQTCVCSNRIYVHESIQQAFSEKLVEKVKELKVGNGLEEGVDIGPLIDEHAVEKVEKHVEDAVSKGASIACGGNGKNGLYFEPTVLTNVNDDMLCMKDETFGPVAPITSFKTEEEAIQRANDSIYGLAAYVFTENITNGIRISEQLEYGIVGLNDGLPSTPQAPFGGFKQSGLGREGGHHGIEEYLEVKYISVGL, encoded by the coding sequence ATGCAACATTACAATATGATTATCAATGGAGAACAAGTCGGATCGGATCTGTCGCAGAGGGATGTGACGAGCCCTGCCACCTCTGAAGTCGTCGCTACGATTCCATACGGCGGGAAAAAGGAGGCGGAACGTGCCGTCGACGCAGCATATGATGCGTTTAAGGACTGGTCCCAGTACTCAGCATACGAACGGAGTGAACTTATCCGCAAATGGCATGATCTGATTAACGAAAACAAGGAAGATCTTGCCCGTACCATGACTATCGAGCAAGGAAAACCGTTAAAAGAAGCAAGCGGTGAAATCCAATACGCCAACGGCTTCATTTCCTGGTACGCCGAAGAAGGGAAACGGGTGTATGGTGAACAAATTCCGGCCACTCAGCGAAACAAGCGGTTATTTGTCCACAAGCAGCCGGTTGGGGTCGTGGCAGTCATCACACCTTGGAATTTCCCTGCTGCAATGATCACACGAAAAGTGGCGCCTGCACTTGCTACAGGATGTACCGTCGTGGTCAAGCCAGCCAACCAAACACCTCTGACGGCTTTAAAAATGGCGGCCCTTGCGGAAGAAGCGGGAATCCCCAAAGGGGTCATCAACGTGGTGACCGGTGATTCGAAAGCGATCGGCGAAGCGTGGATGGAAGATGCCCGGGTACGGAAATTGACCTTCACCGGTTCAACCGAAGTCGGCAAGGTGCTGATGAAGGGATCTGCTGAGACGGTCAAGAAGATTTCACTGGAGCTCGGAGGTCACGCGCCTGTGATCGTGATGGCAGATGCGGATCTTGATAAAGCAGTGGATGGCGTCGTCGCCTCGAAATTCCGGAACGCCGGACAGACATGCGTGTGCTCCAACCGCATTTACGTTCATGAATCAATCCAGCAGGCCTTCTCAGAAAAGCTCGTGGAAAAGGTCAAGGAGCTGAAAGTCGGGAACGGCTTGGAAGAAGGGGTCGACATCGGACCGTTGATCGATGAGCATGCAGTTGAGAAAGTGGAGAAACATGTGGAAGATGCCGTGAGCAAAGGAGCTTCCATCGCCTGCGGCGGCAATGGAAAAAACGGATTGTATTTCGAACCGACCGTCCTTACCAACGTTAATGACGACATGCTTTGCATGAAGGACGAAACGTTCGGTCCAGTCGCTCCGATCACCTCATTCAAAACGGAAGAGGAAGCAATTCAGCGGGCAAATGACTCCATTTACGGACTTGCTGCTTATGTATTCACCGAAAACATCACCAACGGCATCCGCATCAGCGAACAGTTGGAATATGGCATCGTCGGTTTAAATGACGGTTTGCCTTCCACCCCGCAGGCACCATTTGGCGGATTCAAGCAAAGCGGACTCGGCCGTGAAGGCGGTCACCATGGAATCGAGGAGTATTTAGAAGTGAAGTACATTTCCGTGGGACTTTAA
- a CDS encoding DUF3951 domain-containing protein produces MNGINMFAVGFPLAITLLVLIGFYKVFIKKKSISLFYTPFDQVTGQTEVSFHEEQEIIAEDEDQGEGNK; encoded by the coding sequence ATGAATGGCATCAACATGTTTGCCGTCGGATTTCCTCTGGCAATCACCCTCCTTGTCCTGATCGGCTTTTATAAAGTATTTATCAAAAAGAAGAGCATTTCTCTCTTTTATACACCTTTCGATCAAGTTACCGGTCAGACAGAGGTGTCCTTTCATGAGGAACAAGAAATCATTGCGGAAGACGAAGATCAAGGAGAGGGAAATAAATAA
- a CDS encoding DUF4003 family protein has translation MNHKVDQYKDIYGQLKKSLRWKVADSRSIMMVASLYVTSQRPFHLDRFLEISDYIKSEVGTFSTLKHDLRYTIAAMLDIRYDDPHTKFHDFHAVYDSLIDAGFSRGAFSYIGAMTMLSEDAPTPLAEHGMNVYKKMREKHFFLTGHSDYPFALLLAQREEDHESLIETIEDFYTQLHAAGFRKGNDLQSMSHILSLHNGTNPDELVSRCARLFDLFKKEGIKTKAMFYPHIALLSYVDVNPGLVTEVKALWDELNSEKLFKWQKDLNGMMAVTFLMSDKIEHTDLLQAKLSTAIETLIQAQQATMIATVSAVSASTTGGDA, from the coding sequence GTGAATCACAAGGTTGATCAGTACAAGGACATTTACGGCCAATTGAAAAAATCCCTGCGATGGAAAGTGGCCGATTCCCGTTCCATTATGATGGTCGCCTCGTTGTACGTCACGAGTCAACGCCCTTTTCATCTCGATCGTTTCCTTGAGATCAGTGACTATATAAAAAGCGAAGTAGGCACATTTTCAACCTTGAAACATGACCTCCGCTATACCATCGCGGCGATGCTTGATATACGATATGACGATCCACACACCAAGTTCCATGATTTTCATGCGGTTTACGATTCATTGATAGATGCCGGGTTTTCCAGGGGGGCTTTTTCCTATATCGGTGCGATGACAATGCTCTCTGAAGATGCCCCAACACCCCTCGCCGAGCACGGGATGAATGTGTATAAAAAAATGCGGGAAAAGCATTTCTTTTTAACCGGTCACAGTGATTACCCGTTTGCATTGCTGCTCGCTCAACGGGAAGAGGATCATGAATCGTTGATTGAAACCATTGAAGACTTCTACACACAATTGCATGCAGCCGGGTTCAGGAAAGGAAACGACCTGCAGAGCATGAGTCACATCCTCTCCCTTCACAACGGAACGAATCCAGATGAACTCGTCAGTCGATGCGCACGGTTATTCGACCTGTTCAAGAAGGAAGGCATAAAGACGAAGGCAATGTTCTATCCACATATCGCCCTTCTTTCCTACGTCGACGTAAATCCTGGTCTCGTCACTGAAGTGAAGGCATTATGGGATGAACTCAATTCTGAAAAGCTGTTTAAGTGGCAAAAAGACCTGAATGGGATGATGGCAGTGACTTTTTTGATGAGTGATAAAATTGAGCATACTGATCTATTGCAGGCAAAATTATCGACAGCGATTGAAACGCTCATCCAGGCCCAACAGGCAACAATGATCGCCACTGTTTCAGCGGTAAGCGCATCAACGACAGGGGGTGATGCATGA
- a CDS encoding helix-turn-helix transcriptional regulator encodes MENRLVEYRKTFGFSQERLAAVLGVSRQTIISIEKGKYDPSLNLAFQLAKVFDTSIEELFVYEEKGGKK; translated from the coding sequence TTGGAAAATAGACTGGTGGAATACCGCAAAACATTTGGTTTCTCCCAGGAACGGCTGGCAGCTGTTTTAGGCGTTTCAAGACAAACCATCATTTCAATTGAAAAGGGGAAGTATGATCCTTCGCTGAATCTCGCTTTTCAATTGGCCAAAGTATTTGATACGTCAATTGAAGAGCTTTTTGTTTATGAAGAGAAAGGGGGAAAGAAATGA
- a CDS encoding permease yields MTVLSFCMYFLHPQFKEKDERMKLIREKGMFYSYFVILAFHIVFMMILQFDVIELTAMNLLNILTSLTIMTVFISMVVMSKVY; encoded by the coding sequence ATGACGGTGTTAAGCTTCTGCATGTATTTCCTTCATCCGCAGTTTAAAGAAAAAGATGAGCGGATGAAACTCATCCGGGAAAAGGGAATGTTCTACTCTTATTTTGTCATTCTAGCCTTTCATATTGTGTTCATGATGATCCTGCAATTTGATGTGATTGAGCTGACAGCAATGAATCTATTAAACATCCTCACAAGCCTCACCATTATGACAGTCTTCATTTCCATGGTGGTCATGTCGAAGGTTTACTAG
- a CDS encoding flavin monoamine oxidase family protein: MRNRADTYSYGDLSYPDDMRSIIRNGLEPSKNPKNVIIIGAGMAGLVAASLLKQAGHSVTILEGNDRIGGRVYTLREPFSEGQYLDVGAMRFPDTHELVLEYIRKFHLPINEFFNESDLYLVNGIKTTNTYYSQNPDVFNYPLPPEEQGKTAVELLSSAVQPFLDLYDRADPEEQERLRKKFDHYSFDVFLRVNPLGTSLSPEAIRIVKVILGIEGFPELSFVDILLDIVRTVFNKDLTFYEITGGNDQLPEAFMPELQSDILFEQKVHQIIQKDDGVTVITRDRRTNRYHRFEGDYTVVTVPYSVFQFIDIQPYQSLSFQKWKAIRELNYVSSVKIGLEFKTKFWEAVNIGNIITDLPIRYTFRPSHNIGQAGPGVMLGSYSWGQNANLWNSLPEDERIREALQGLYRIYGEQVYKEFSKGASYSWGENQFSAGCFTLFAPNQASDFSDHLYLPEHRIHFAGEHTSPFHGWVEGAIESAIRAAYEVNNRTD; the protein is encoded by the coding sequence ATGAGGAATAGAGCAGATACTTATAGTTACGGTGACCTTTCCTATCCGGACGATATGAGGTCGATCATCAGGAATGGGCTGGAACCGAGCAAGAATCCCAAAAATGTGATCATCATCGGCGCCGGCATGGCTGGGCTGGTAGCAGCTTCCCTATTAAAGCAAGCCGGCCACTCCGTCACCATCCTTGAAGGGAACGACCGGATCGGGGGCAGGGTATATACACTCAGGGAACCTTTCTCCGAAGGGCAGTATTTGGATGTCGGGGCGATGCGCTTTCCGGATACACATGAATTGGTATTAGAGTACATCCGGAAATTCCATTTACCCATCAATGAATTTTTCAACGAAAGCGACCTGTACCTCGTGAATGGAATTAAGACGACAAACACTTATTACAGTCAAAATCCGGATGTATTCAACTACCCCCTGCCCCCTGAAGAACAGGGGAAAACCGCCGTTGAACTGCTTTCTTCCGCCGTTCAGCCCTTTTTGGATTTATATGATAGAGCAGACCCTGAAGAGCAGGAACGGTTGAGAAAGAAATTTGATCACTATTCTTTCGATGTATTCTTGCGGGTCAACCCGCTCGGCACTTCACTCTCCCCTGAGGCGATCCGGATTGTGAAGGTAATTTTGGGCATCGAGGGCTTTCCGGAGTTATCGTTTGTGGATATTTTATTGGACATCGTCCGAACCGTATTTAACAAAGATTTAACGTTTTATGAGATCACCGGCGGGAATGATCAGCTCCCCGAAGCTTTTATGCCGGAGCTCCAGTCAGACATACTGTTTGAACAAAAGGTCCACCAGATCATCCAGAAAGACGACGGGGTCACGGTCATCACACGTGACCGGAGAACAAACCGCTATCACCGTTTTGAAGGGGACTATACAGTCGTCACGGTCCCCTATTCTGTCTTTCAATTCATCGACATCCAGCCCTATCAATCTCTTTCTTTTCAAAAATGGAAAGCGATCAGGGAATTGAATTATGTCTCGTCAGTGAAAATCGGTTTGGAGTTTAAAACAAAATTCTGGGAAGCGGTCAACATCGGGAATATCATCACAGACCTTCCGATACGCTATACGTTTCGTCCGAGTCATAATATAGGGCAGGCAGGACCCGGCGTCATGCTCGGCAGCTACAGCTGGGGGCAGAATGCGAACCTCTGGAACAGTCTCCCGGAGGACGAACGGATCCGGGAGGCACTGCAAGGGCTTTATCGCATATACGGGGAACAGGTGTACAAAGAATTTTCGAAGGGGGCTTCCTACAGCTGGGGAGAAAATCAGTTCTCGGCAGGGTGCTTCACACTCTTCGCCCCGAATCAGGCGTCCGACTTCTCAGACCACCTCTACCTGCCAGAACACCGCATCCACTTCGCCGGCGAACACACTTCCCCCTTCCACGGCTGGGTCGAGGGCGCCATCGAATCCGCCATCCGCGCTGCCTACGAAGTGAACAACAGAACCGACTGA
- a CDS encoding AraC family transcriptional regulator encodes MEMLNRMNDCIQYIEDNLEGDIRMEELARLSLSSKFHFQRLFSLVTGCTVAEYIRKRRLTRAAQDLLNTDAKVIDVAFTYGYETPESFSKAFRRAHGVSPSQVRAPGTSLKAFPRISFQIQLKGEVEMNYKIVDKEAFQVIGKGKRVSTRDGENLTDIPAFWGEVNSSGLDRKICEAAGTEEMLGICMEFDHPNEAFTYFIGAGKKGSGDPSLVVKEIPAATWAVFESVGPMPNAIQAVWKRIFSEWFPSTGYEHAGGPEFELYPPGNPNSKDYRCEVWVPIVKK; translated from the coding sequence ATGGAAATGCTTAACAGAATGAATGACTGCATTCAATATATCGAGGACAATCTTGAAGGGGATATCCGTATGGAGGAGCTTGCCAGGCTGTCACTCAGCTCGAAGTTCCACTTTCAGCGACTGTTCTCACTCGTAACCGGCTGTACAGTCGCTGAATATATCCGTAAGCGAAGACTGACACGGGCTGCCCAGGATCTGCTCAACACAGATGCAAAGGTCATCGATGTGGCTTTCACCTACGGATACGAAACGCCGGAATCTTTTTCAAAAGCCTTCCGGAGGGCCCACGGCGTTTCACCATCACAGGTGAGGGCACCTGGGACGTCCCTTAAAGCATTCCCGCGCATTTCCTTCCAAATCCAGCTAAAAGGAGAAGTCGAAATGAATTATAAAATTGTGGACAAAGAAGCATTCCAGGTAATCGGAAAAGGGAAAAGGGTATCCACCCGGGACGGGGAGAATCTGACTGATATTCCTGCCTTTTGGGGAGAAGTGAACAGTTCAGGTCTCGACAGGAAAATCTGTGAAGCAGCAGGGACTGAGGAAATGCTCGGGATTTGTATGGAGTTTGATCATCCGAACGAAGCATTCACATATTTCATCGGAGCGGGCAAGAAGGGCAGCGGTGATCCATCTCTTGTGGTAAAAGAGATCCCAGCAGCAACATGGGCCGTATTCGAATCGGTCGGCCCGATGCCAAATGCGATCCAGGCTGTATGGAAGAGGATTTTCTCAGAATGGTTCCCGTCAACAGGTTATGAACATGCCGGCGGACCGGAATTTGAATTGTATCCGCCAGGGAACCCCAACAGTAAAGACTACCGCTGTGAAGTGTGGGTGCCGATTGTAAAAAAATAA